The Eleutherodactylus coqui strain aEleCoq1 chromosome 10, aEleCoq1.hap1, whole genome shotgun sequence genome contains the following window.
cctccccttccagcggtttgcaatgggagggggcggggcaggggcggagctaatgtgagagaaaaatcacccaCGTCCATCACCTGTTCTCTTCTCGCGGGCTTTATGCATCTCGCAATACGCAAAGCTCATGCgattcaaaccccccccccccccccatgtgaatgCGGCCTGAAAGTGCGTTTACACGGGCGAGTCCCCCACAATttctgtgcgttgtgagatgcgcgGGAGAAGAACCCCTGGTGGTCGCTGCGGGGATTTACATGCCGGTTTTTCCTCTCTCCACACTTTTaagatgcagcgatgcaaaagtaaattgcagcatgtcccatttctggCGCCGTCACCCCTTCTTACCTATTggaccttttatttatttttattattttagatttttttttttcttaaattgcgCTTGCACCGATGGCCGAGTCTTAGCGGAGGACGGTGCAATTTTTTTCGCTCCCACAGGGAATGGGCAATTTTTACACACAAGAAAATCCACCAGAGCTGCGTTACGAAAGTGATGCGTTCTCCCAAAACATACTGCTCCTGCAGACGCTCCTGGGGttctcacgcccagccgatatacgctgcccctagTGCGCTCATCTCCCGCTCTCTGTCACTGTTTGCAAGGGGATGGGTGGGGTGGAACTCAGCGCACGAGcgccccttgcagagaggggcagcgtatatcggccgggtgtgaaaacccaatcAATATACATCCCTGTGCATAGAGCCTCCAGCCAGCGGTGCGTTTCGCAAGTAAAATGCATCGCAACGATTGTGACATGGAGAAAAGTAAAACACCTTTCAGTAAGAAAATAATGTAAAAGCGAGGGCGGCGCAAGgtttttttctccctcctttcaaaataaataaatcgtaactcctttatttatccgccGCTGCCAGGCGGCTTGttggtttttgtgggacgagttgtattttttaaaacggtgccgtataatgtactgaaaaaactgtaaaattctaaggccgcctgcacacgggtggaaatcccgccgcgggatttccgccactgaaagtttgcataggagtgcattacaatacgcactcctatgcagacgttGTGGTTTGGCCGCgagaaatctcacgcggcaaacaaaccgcgacatgtcctatttttgtgcggggcacgcactcacccggccgccgactccggtctgcgcatgcgccggctgcgcggcagccggcacatgaaagagccggggccaccaggcgcgggtgagtacgcgctcgtccctgcaggcgttcagatcgggtcccgcggcgagaattctcgctgccggatccgacccgctcgtgtgcaggcggcctaagtagagtaaaacaaagaagaagaaaaaaaattccgcCATCGCTCTGTGCGTCTTGTTCCTAGGGCGCACACACTGCAACAGAAATGACCTGATCCCTTTACTCTGCGGGTCactgattactacgataccaaacttgtatagttttttttgctgtacaattTTTTCAGACGTCTGTTTTTTTCATTTCCTGCCGCCAGCGTCTGCGAACAATAACTTTATtgttctgttgacatagttacgcgagagctcattttttgtgcgcatcctgtagtttacgttggcaccatgctggaatacatacgactttttgattgctttttattgcatttttttttcttagacagGGTAACCGAAAAAGTGCATAAGGATTTAAATgccacagcggcatttaaagagttaatagcgcTGATCAGCCCCATGGCTGCTTGCAgttattgcctgcgggtgtcagctgtaattaaCATCTACCACCCGCAATGTATAAAGAGGTCGTCCTTCATAAATACCCCGACACTGCAAGACATAAATGTACATGCTGGagcgttaaagggttaacaagGGGTTAGAAATGAAGCCTCCATATTGATAGCGGTTGAATGTCTGAGCGCCGGGTGCGGTCGGCTTTAGTGAGAGTTGCGTCTGAGGGGGTCAGACATTTCACGGACGGGCCGCAGTCACATGCATGTCCTCGGTCTTAGCAGTGACACAAAGAAAAGGACACGTGATGCGTGTGTCATGCAGTCAGTATCTGCGCGAAGAgcactttaggcctcatgtccacggggagaaTCAGGCCCGCTAGATgcttcatggagaatccatagcgggtccctcctgccccgcggacatgaggcattaaataagaataaactcacctgctgcggacggTGCAGGtctcccttcttcgcggctggatcttctttctttggcccggtggatgtgctcagcCCGCCGGCTGTGTGCtgcgcgcatccgccgggccaaagaaagaagatccggctgcaaagggagacctgcagcatccggagcaggtgagtttaattcaggtacAGGTCTCCCACGAATCCGGACgtcttccatagaagcctgtagGAGCCATCCCCgcaggagacctgcactaaaatggtgcatgtccggattttttcccgcacgcggatccacgcctgcagggaaaaaaaatgacatccgcaggtatttaactacctgcgggtgtctaatgcatccctatgtggcgcggatccacgtgcaggaaaaacgctacagattttaattcttaatttccccgtggacatgagcgctgtaGTTTGTGCGGCCCCATGGATTATTGGACTAGATAGGGTCCAGGCCGTAGGGGGCACCACAGACCACGCTAGTATGTCGCAGGTCTAACACCACTGCACCGCCAATCACATTACAGGGCCACGCCAACAAATAGctgcaaaaaaaacatttattgttCATCTTTCACACTCGGCACATCGGCCGCAGCGCCGCTCACCAACATATTTACCTTCAATAACTTTTTCCCCCCTCAAAAATCACAACCCACCAATCCGTGAAGAGCCGCTGCCAGAAGAGCGAGCCGTGGGCAGAACATTTTCCTTTGACCATTTCTGGCAAGGAGTTGGAGATATGTAAaaagatggctgctttcttccaagcacagcgccacccttgtctgtagTTTGTATCTAGTATTGCACCTcaacacccattcacttcaatggagtgaagctgcaataccacataaacCCCATGGAGAAGGGTGGCGCTATGTTTAAAagagaacagccatgtgtttcTAAGCTTGGAACCCCTTAAACTGCAGTTCCATCTGTGCCTCCTGCACATCCCCCAGAATTCAAACTTACCCCAGAGCAACCCCTGTCCAACCTATAAAGGGGCACGTTCAAAGTACAACCCCAATAGCGCTCCTGCAACTTTACGATCCAGTAACTGCCCCCTGGAGGTAGACCATTGTAATGACCAATGAGTAATGGCGGAGGGAGGAGAGTCACTCCACAGGGCTCAGTCTCTGCCACCGCCAGACGTGTATAACATGGTCATAAAAAGAGCACGTCGCCACCAAGTTAGTCTGCGCTTGTTTACACTTTTCTGAATTGGGGACCGCAGCAGCGGGTCGGTCATCAGTCCTTCCGCACGGCTCCGGCACATATCCGCCAGAGTCATCCTCCAGGACCACATCGAAGCTGGCGGTGGGCGACTCGTAGAAGATCCTCAGGTTGTGTGCGGGCGGCTCCGGCTTCTGAGTTGCGGAATCACCACCACTAGCGACGGGCTCCTCCGCCTGTGATGAAGCGGGTTCTGCAATAGCCACTGACTTTTCTGGAAGGGAAACTCTGGACCAATCGGCTCCATAGGCCAAAGAGTTGTGGAGGACGTAAGACGAGACGATGGGGGAGCCATCTAGAGGGACAcaaagagcagctggatgaaaCCTCAAAGAACGTGGCATTAATGAGTCCAGAGCCTCCGAAATCTGAGCCTTACCTGCGGTGGAGTCCAGGATGTGGACGCCGCTGTGCATGCAAGCGGCCAGCAGGAAGGCGCCGTCTGTGGGGTGCCATTTCAGCCTCCAGACTCCGCCATGTACATGTGTCTCAGAGGTAGGTTGCTTCATCTGCCGTAGGTCCCACATCAGAACGTTCTCATCGTAACTAGGATAGAagacaggcttaaaggggttgtcccacaagagCAGGTTAGCCCCCCTCCATGGATAGCTTGGTGAATGGTGGCCATCTGACCGATCCCAAGACTAGGCATCTGCTGTCcaagaatgaatggagcaacggTGACATGCGGGTTACTGCATTCATCTCAACGAGACCGAACTGAAGAACTTGGCCATCGCTGGCGGTCCTGATGAGatgagcagcagcactcaccTGCGACCGCTGCTCCGATCTGTCACACCGGACCATAGTTCATGCGGTCGGTGGAGGCCCTGCGGTAAGATCCCCCAATCAGCAGGTTGTCCCATGGATAACAGATAAAGCAGTGGTCCCGCCACAAGATAGGGCACAACTTGCTGATCGATGTGGGTCACCACCGAGACCGCCGCCGATCTCCAGAACGAGACTCCCATGTCCCACCTTGGCGGTCAGTATGGGTGGGCGAGAGCGCGATATCAGTCAGTTTCTTGCACTCTCCTATGTGAGCCCACTGACTGAGGCCAATGACGGTCTGTGTGCGCCGGCCGTGATGAGACCTCCCATGATCGACACAAGAAACCCAAGCGTTACATTTTTGTCAGCAAGTTCCAACTGCCTTTTTCCACAAATCATGTAAATCACGCGAAACGCGCCACCAAAAATCATAGCTCTAAAATCGTTGCACAAGTCAGACAAATTGCTAATATTTTTTGGCTGCACAACTTGTTATTGTTTGTAGCCCAAATCTGGTCTGGTCTGATTACTGCAGAATCATCCCACTGATGCATGCTGTAATAGTTCTAGTGCagcagtaggtggcgctgtaacaTCACCCACAGAAGACAACCGCAGCATCGGGCCTGACGCAGAGGTAACCTGCAGCGTGCGATCAGTGATTACGGAGCACTCACCTCCCAGTAGCCAGGACATGCTCCCGATGAGGGTTACTCTGGATGCTGCACACTCCCATTGAATGCCTGCAGATTGGAAAATAAGACTGATTAGCGCGTGCGCTTATGTACGGAGAGTGTGCGTCCCGCCAGTGGGAGCCCCCCCCAATCCCAAAAACGTAGAGGCTGCAGTGCGAAATAATCTCACATCGGTCACCCGCGATAAAAATCGTGTGTTTACTGTGAAGTCACAGGACTTCTTAATGCCAAGATTGCATCGCAATACAAGTTTGTGCGTTGTCATGAAAGGGGGCGCCAGAggaaaacgggggggggggggggggggaaatcgtaGAACGATAACTTTGCGATTTCTTGTTCTCGCAACATCAGTGAAAACGTCAGCAATGAGAAGAACATTGGGTTCATAAATCTGCTTTTAATTCCCTCTCGTATCGCataattttctcgcccgtgtgtaaGTGCTTTTATTATTCAGCGGGGAAACCCAGACGGGTCCAGAACTACAACTCTCAACATGTAGCCATCAGCACAATCTGGGCGTTTGGTCACTGTAGGAGAACAGTGCACCAGATCAGGAGACCGCAGGACAGACCCCCCGCATCATAGTCGGCCACTGCTCGTTAATCCATTCCCCTCCGACATATACGTATCAGGGGTGCAGGATGGGTATGAAGCAAGCTCAGGAGCCAAACCCACTGCATGCCCCACGGGTGCCAGCTGAAGCCACGATCGCAGCTCGCTCTGATAGAGGCTGCTCGTCAGCTTACAAGCCCAgtcaatactgcccatagcaattAAGTGGTCagtcggtgggggggggggggtgcgccgcCCTCCAACTCACCATCAGACCCCATGATGTGACTGCAGGGTTCTGATGGTTGCTGGAGTAGCCCTGAGCCTACTGAACCCGCCCAGCCATTACAATATTAAGGCCTGTGAACATGAaaaatacaatacactgcaatacttcagttttgcagaagcaatcaaatgatttCAGAAGTTAAAGTCCCCCAAATGTACAAGAGtaaagagatatatatatatatatatatatatataacctctctcatatataaaatcccccccccccccccaatgcacgGATTTGCTAAACATAGTTtccctcgtggacatgaggccttgcatAGAGATGCCGACCCACGGAATGACGTTAACCTCTCGTCTCCACTgcacaagaccccccccccccacattttaTTTTATCCCACCCCATATTGGAGGGCTCTTGCCTTTTGCTGGTGAACACAGGGCTGTCCGGCGCGGCTCTGGTGTCCCATCCCTTCAGCAGACTGTCATCTCCTCCTGTAAGCGGGGACAGACATCAGTAACACCGGGATATCGGATCAAGACTGGTGCAAAGGAAGAGCGTTGCAGCATCCGgtcgttgctatgggcaactgcaCAACTCTTCCTTTGCGCCAATGTTGATAAAACTTCAGTTTAGGGTCTGATGTAGGAAGGCTACCCGAGTAGATGACATCACAGTTCCAGTAGTTGAAGGCGGCGATCCAGGCCTCATAGCCGTGCGCCTTCCACCGACACGTGATGTCCAGGGATGGCGTGGACTCATCCAGCTGCAGTACACTGAGCCGCCCCAGGGAGTCGCTGCAGATCATCTTCATGGGAGACGTTCTGCAGCGAGAGAAGCAGACAAGCGTCAGGATGATTCCGGCGATGATCCGCAGACCGCTGGTTCCGGCTCTCACCTTTCTCCTCTTCCCGTCGACCAGTCGATCGATAGAGCCAGACACTCTTCACCCAAATCCACGCTGCATGCAGGCTGCACCCGGGAGCTTTCCTACTGGAGGAACAGAGTCACTGTAGACGAAAGTagaacagcgccacacttgtccacaggttgcatgttgtattgcagctcagtcactCCAACAGAGCCGAGCTGTCAGACCAGATGCAACCTGTCTAACTAAGGACAGCCAATACATGAGTGCACAGTGACTGCCGGACAGTCCGAGCCCGCCGCTGCCATAACTAAATGCGCAGAACTTAACCACTAAGCGATTGCAACATGCCTCTTCATGGCGGTCAGTAATGGGCATTAAACCCGCTCCACTCTTATGTTCCCACTGGCACTTACCCTGCTGCCTtgcaggctgtacagctccacgGTGCCCTTCGCATTGGCGACACCTAGAATGGGGCTCTCAGAGAGCGGAACGTGGCACCTAAGGAGTGAACACAGAATGGCGCACGGATCATACAGAAAAACGGATTACTGGCTCAGTAACAGCGGGATCCCAGGTAGAGGTTAGTGACACCGTGGCCAGATACCCTACAGCAGgggtctccaactccagtcctc
Protein-coding sequences here:
- the DPH7 gene encoding diphthine methyltransferase; translated protein: MAVLYKTQTLQVIDTEYSADAVEWCPLDGWESVLACGTYQLRRPDREHSDRPHLRLGRLYLYHYDPQQLFSPMSEIQQIDTAAILDMKWCHVPLSESPILGVANAKGTVELYSLQGSRESSRVQPACSVDLGEECLALSIDWSTGRGERTSPMKMICSDSLGRLSVLQLDESTPSLDITCRWKAHGYEAWIAAFNYWNCDVIYSGGDDSLLKGWDTRAAPDSPVFTSKRHSMGVCSIQSNPHREHVLATGSYDENVLMWDLRQMKQPTSETHVHGGVWRLKWHPTDGAFLLAACMHSGVHILDSTADGSPIVSSYVLHNSLAYGADWSRVSLPEKSVAIAEPASSQAEEPVASGGDSATQKPEPPAHNLRIFYESPTASFDVVLEDDSGGYVPEPCGRTDDRPAAAVPNSEKCKQAQTNLVATCSFYDHVIHVWRWQRLSPVE